One window of the Colletotrichum destructivum chromosome 4, complete sequence genome contains the following:
- a CDS encoding uncharacterized protein (Putative zn(2)Cys(6) fungal-type DNA-binding domain, transcription factor domain, fungi) — protein sequence MFVEQRPPILHHLGEPVDSPLSQPREYWSLERRCSTMAASSHNPYPRSPNPSTRSYDSSSVSSATSPRQPAQYIPRGLMNTGSRTAAVPPPQPIGIPPPLPPVNQNQNQNQNQNQNAFTPYTPVTAGSMMGRDSLPSADSVASTPGPSTASLPPISQAQKRAYRQRRKDPSCDACRERKVKCDATETTSCSECSSRNVKCQFTKETNRRMSSIKQVQDLEKQMERLRRDNSNMRRMLQERDGGGGGGSGSGSGAMDIDTDGLGLDQLPLLQLPEIGSDPKRRKRPAPIHDLARARSNMRIFSRGIWRPPSQYHRQPSLTTPLFDPQRPDLPPRQTTDQLLHAYYGAAHTMFPILHWPTFQTGVDDLYRIGSARSVQPAWLSTFFAALALGSLFSQDPPTHRAYRAAELLEVARGMIDPWNNDYVLDNVRALVLVTLCLNEMNQRSAAWTWLGTAVRAGQDLGLYSESGPWPVVEGEMRRRVWWTIYILDRSLALDLGRPVLIDDADCDVSLPAGVDDHYIHEGGIMVPPGREPLNHSLLALINVIRSYSSLIKTLAAPVVVPTRLATFDQHFVTCLRAFPSVCDTSSRGPISPHLLTPFAYLLHARLVLHRHNLSPNCPPDARLAAMEQCTHTALETASLLSRTAPNLADGATALLTTHAFRCTLFLLLAGYWDHATTCLRTLASIDGRRDVATPCGRFLAFFVSALSTKRSEYAAYAARGTPPKPFAPPPPPSAPLSQGRQGPAALQDALLQDEELLAYVSADLQAAPESAWIWAGGEREAAAILSPTSPGSIITAQGGGGGGGGASSGLFSVEQRTGLSEDEIKDWGGWERLEAAVRGLATGNATTTTPTPTSATWSALPAGIKTEGTPTLPSIMTAAEGGSNDSPTASTKGRPQDRLSIANII from the coding sequence ATGTTTGTTGAGCAACGTCCCCCGATCCTTCACCATCTCGGGGAGCCTGTGGATAGTCCTCTGAGCCAGCCGCGCGAGTACTGGTCGCTCGAACGGCGCTGCTCCACCATGGCCGCGTCGTCGCACAACCCGTATCCGCGATCTCCCAACCCTTCAACGAGGTCGTACGactcgtcgtccgtctctTCGGCCACCTCTCCCAGACAACCTGCCCAGTACATACCGCGCGGGCTGATGAACACCGGGTCGAGGACAGCAGCGGTGCCGCCCCCTCAGCCTATCGGCATCCCCCCTCCGCTACCGCCAGTCAACCAGAACCAGAATcagaaccagaaccagaaccagaacGCCTTTACGCCATACACGCCCGTGACGGCCGGCTCGATGATGGGCCGCGACTCACTACCCTCAGCCGACTCGGTGGCGAGCACACCCGGcccgtcaacggcgtcgcTGCCACCCATCTCCCAAGCCCAGAAGAGGGCGTACcggcagaggaggaaggatCCGAGCTGCGACGCGTGCCGCGAGAGAAAGGTCAAGTGCGACGCCAccgagacgacgagctgctccGAGTGCTCCAGCCGCAACGTCAAGTGTCAGTTCACCAAGGAGACGAACCGGCGCATGTCGTCCATCAAGCAGGTGCAGGATCTCGAGAAGCAGATGGAGCGCCTGAGACGAGACAACAGCAACATGAGGCGCATGCTCCAGGAacgggacggcggcggtggcggcggcagcggcagcggcagcggtgcCATGGACATTGACAcggatggcctcggcctcgatcagcttccccttctccagctGCCGGAGATCGGCTCCGATCCCAAGCGGAGGAAACGGCCAGCCCCTATCCACGACCTGGCCCGGGCGAGGTCCAACATGCGCATCTTCTCCCGCGGCATCTGGAGACCGCCCTCTCAGTACCACCGCCAGCcgtcgttgacgacgccgctCTTCGACCCCCAGAGACCCGACTTGCCCCCGAGGCAGACGACGGACCAGCTCCTCCACGCGTACTACGGCGCCGCCCACACCATGTTCCCCATCCTCCACTGGCCGACGTTCCAgacgggcgtcgacgacctctaCCGGATCGGCAGCGCCAGGTCGGTGCAGCCGGCGTGGCTGTCGACCTTCTtcgcggccctcgccctcggcagccTCTTCAGCCAGGACCCCCCGACTCACCGGGCCTACCGGGcggccgagctgctcgaaGTCGCCCGGGGCATGATCGACCCCTGGAACAACGACTACGTGCTCGACAACGTGCGCGCGCTGGTGCTCGTCACGCTTTGTCTCAACGAGATGAACCAGCGGTCCGCCGCCTGGACATGGCTCGGcaccgccgtccgcgccggGCAGGACCTCGGGCTGTACTCAGAGTCCGGCCCGTGGCCCGTCGTCGAAGGCGAGATGCGCCGCCGCGTATGGTGGACCATCTACATCCTCGACCGGAGCCTGGCCctcgacctgggccgcccCGTGCTGATCGATGACGCCGACTGCGACGTCTCGCTacccgccggcgtcgacgaccacTACATccacgagggcggcatcaTGGTGCCCCCCGGCCGCGAGCCCCTGAACCACTCCCTCCTGGCCCTGATCAACGTCATCAGGTCCTACTCATCCCTCATCAAGACGCTGGCCGCTCCCGTCGTGGTGCCCACAAGGCTCGCCACTTTCGACCAGCACTTCGTCACCTGCCTACGAGCCTTTCCCTCCGTCTGTGACACCTCTAGCAGGGGGCCGATATCTCCTCACCTCCTGACCCCTTTTGCCTACCTCCTCCACGCTCGCCTCGTCTTACACCGCCATAACCTCTCGCCCAACTGTCCGCCcgacgcccgcctcgccgccatgGAGCAGTGTACGCACACGGCCCTCGAGACGGCCTCGCTCCTTTCCCGCACGGCCCCGAAccttgccgacggcgccacCGCCCTCCTCACCACGCACGCCTTCCGCTgcaccctcttcctcctcctggcGGGCTACTGGGACCACGCCACGACGTGCCTGCGCACCCTCGCCTCCATCGACGGGAGACGCGATGTCGCCACTCCCTGCGGCCGcttcctcgccttcttcgtgTCCGCCCTCAGCACGAAACGCAGCGAGTACGCCGCCTACGCCGCCAGAGGGACGCCCCCGAAGCCCTTcgcaccgcctcctcctccttctgctcctcTGTCCCAGGGCCGCCAGGGCCCGGCGGCGCTCCAGGATGCCCTCCTGCAGGACGAAGAGCTCTTGGCCTACGTGAGCGCCGACCTGCAAGCGGCGCCTGAGTCCGCCTGGATCTGGGCCGGTGGAgagcgcgaggccgccgccatcctgtCCCCGACCTCGCCGGGCTCCATCATCACGGcacaaggcggcggcggcggcggtggcggcgccaGCAGCGGCCTATTCAGCGTCGAGCAGCGGACGGGTCtcagcgaggacgagatcaaGGATTGGGGCGGCTGGGagcgcctcgaggcggccgtcCGAGGGCTGGCGACCGGGaacgcgacgacgacgactcccACGCCCACGTCCGCGACGTGGTCCGCCCTGCCGGCCGGCATCAAGACCGAGGGCACGCCGACGCTGCCCAGCATCAtgacggccgccgaggggGGCAGCAACGACAGCCCGACTGCGAGCACCAAGGGCCGGCCCCAGGACAGATTGAGCATTGCAAACATCATCTAg